The DNA window catgtttgttattcatactaacaataccaaagcatgcgatgtgatgaccggaagattagagaagcaactcctccccttcccccccccccccccctggaaTGTATGAATTGAACGTGTGTAGAAAAGATTTATTCGACTCGCTCTACGACTCGAATATCAGATATGCAAAGGAACGGAGATCTACTGCTTGGTATCGAAATCGATGGCTACGAGGTTGTCGATGAGGTAAAACACTAGTTTGTTTTAGTGAATAATATCGTTTATTTTATACATTAAACAGTTCAAtggttggtaaaaaaagtttgcatGTACCGCATCGTCACCTCGTGATCGTTTTTCCCCTTAACAATATCTCCCAAGATTTGCTCGTTCTCTTTCAAAGCTAAAGCTAGCCTGGCTGCATCAAGTGTTTGGTAGTTAACTTCGCATACCTTCCGCAGGAATCCGGCCCTCTCCAGATCACTCTGGCAGACGATCAACTCGTAACTTCCTCGGTTGTCTTTGCGCGCTGTGCGACCTTTGATCTGAACTTCTTCCTTAACATCCAGCGAGAAGAACGTTTGGATCACGTGCAAGCCGCCGTGCTTTTCAATGGAGACACTGGATTTGTAGTCCGCGCCGCGTCCCATTCCGCGCGTTGCTAGAGTGATAGTTTTGGCAACACCTGCCTCGTCAATAAACAGCACTTTTTGCTTCGCATCAGTATCCTCCGTCAGAACATTCAACCGATCGAATTGACCAGAGTATTCCGCATGGAATTGGTTCAACTGCAAGTCCGATTCGAAAAATACCAGCACCGATCGTTTGGCACCGAGTACCGCGTTCGCTCGACAGAAAATGGCATTTAACCATTCCGATTTACTGGCCAGCTGCTGAAAGTCGGCCAACGGGTTGAACTGAAGGTTAGAGCAACCGAAAAATGATGGCATGGTAGATAGTTCACGAATATTGTAAACGTCCTTGATAGCATCCTTTTCATGCTGGTTTAGCGACGTAACGGTACCGGAGACGCCTAGTATAAGAGGATAGCTCTTTGGCAGCATTGCGTAGGAGATGGAACCACAGTCCAGGGTAAGGTAACCGTAGTTAATGTCCATTCCTACTTTAACGGAAAAGTCGGACCCACGTAGACGGAAATAATTGAATACCATGTAGTAACTGTTAATGTGGAAGTTTACGAATTGTTCTCTGTATCTACTGAGAATGGTTCCATGATTGCTAAGTTTATAATTTGACCACTGATCTGCCGAAGCGGTCTTAACCTCAATAGCGCATTTAATCATTTCACAGAGATGTTCGTCAAACAAGCTGCGATTGGTGTACCTTTTCGTCTTTACCATTCCGTCCACATAAATCAATAGATCGTACGATTTCATCCTAGCAATGAAACTTTGAAAATCTTTCTGTCCTGCCATATCGGATGACTTGATGTattcgtaaatactttgttttatAGGCTCGGAAGTAAGTAGGGGGTATTCCGTAAGGCTCCAAATTTTTTGTTGAATGAGCTCCAACCCTTGCAACATCATTCGGTTCAGGGGGCAATAAACGCTACCATAGAAGTGCTTGGTGAAGAACACATCCACCTCATCAATTAGCAGTACTGAGTTCACACGATTCTCTAAAGTAAATTTGCTCTGTCCAGGGACCGTGTTCTTCAGCAGCATATCCGTTATTAGGTCTCGCAATTTCATTTGGCGTCCATCGATGACAGGAGCAATTAACGCATTTGCCATTCCATCGTACGTGCTGTAGGTGATGTCATTGTTTAtattgagaatggcaaaaaatggCATGAAATCAGATTCATCTCTAGTAACCAGATATTGATTATAGCAAACAATCTGCGGTTTGTGACCCGTCAGAGCAAACAGGGCAGCCGTCAATCCCAACACTAGAGATTTTCCCTGACCAGTTAGAACCTGTGCCAGATGTTTTGCAACTCCTTTCCCTTCTCGATCAACGCTCAGCAATCTCAGAATGCAGAGGATTTGAATACAATGTGGAGTTAGATACTTTCCCGTACTGGAGACATCTTTCGAGACAAGAACGGACCATAGGGCCGCTAGTCCTGCCAACATTTCCGGAAGTTTTTCTTGCTTGTAGGTTTCGGTCCAGCTTTTGAAGGGTGATTTGGAGGCGAGTACTAAGACCTTTTTGGCAATCTTAGATGCTTTACTGGAAAGATCTTCTCCGGACTCTTGCATAAATTGTTGGAAACTCTGGTTGTACTGGTGATAGGCCTTTCGCAGCAGTTGATCCTCTGCTTCGTTGTTTAACCCGCGGAAGAGTTCCAAAGCTCCTTCGAAGTCCATTTCATTTTGCTTGCGGATGTACCAGAAAGACTCCTTGATAAGATAAATCCGATTGGTAAAGTCCCGATGAGATCGGCTATGGTCCATGGCGCTTGCAAAGGGTTTGATTCTTTCGTCGTAGAACTGTTCGAAAGAAATGTAATCCGGTTGTTCTAGTAGGTAAAGAAAAGAGTTGCGCACGGCAAATATTAATTCGTTCGTAGTGCAGATCTGCACTGTTGGCGATAGAGTTTCGCCGGATTTCCATTGGGTTTTATTGAGCTGATGTTGGATGTACGAAAGCAGAGTAGATACAACCTCGATTACATAATGCTTTGGTGTTGCAACATTGTCAAGCAGTATAGATACTAGTTTGAGGAACTTCTCCTGGTTGATGACACGATAGGATACATTTTCCGTGTTTATCCACTTGTTCTCAACTGGTTCGACGAGCGCCAGATCAACAAACGATTTAATTTGTTTATCTATTTTCTTAACAAACCAATCGAACTGGACATCGTTAAGATCGACCAACAAATCGCTGTACGCTCGAAAGAAGGCAACCATCTCCTCCGAAGCGACGTTCTTTTCGATTGCCACCAGGACGATTTCCAACAAACGATCCTTTACAGATGCCATCTCCGGTAGATTAATCTTGGAAGGAATAGCAGCAATGATATCTTCTCTGTTTTTCCAGTAAACATTGAAGACATCAACTAAATCACGAAAATTGTTTGACGACAGAATCTGTCTGGTGGCGTTTGAGTTGATAAGATCAAGTTGCTTTTGTAAGATCTGTTTGTCGATCAGCGAGCTGTCCTCCAGTGTTATGTAAGGCATTGTCTGTACGATGAAGCGAGCCGTGTTGTGGGTGATGACTCGCAAAGTTTCCAACTGATCGTGGCTGACTTCACAAAGGAAATCTATGTAACTTTGAATTATGGTTTCGAAACTGTCTATCTGGCATTCGCCGGGGAGAACATGAGTAAGCGCATCATCCAGCAGACAGTACCACACGTAGAACTCATCAGCAATGTCCAGGAAATTCTCTGGCTTTTCGTAATTTCCGAAAAACTTTCTGGTGCCTGTCACAAACCTTTTCCACATAGATTCCTGCGTTGGTTCGTTAAACAGCTTCACCTTGTATTCGAAGTGTTTTTTGTTGGCGCACGAACCCAGTTCGAAATGTTTTAGCAACTTAAAGATGAAGTAGTATTCCCGTTCAAGACATTTTGTCAGAGAACTCTCCGACTTCCAGCTAATCTTCTTGATCGGATGCCATCCGGAGCTGTTGCTGATTAGTAGCTCTTTTGCCAAATGATCGGTTCTGCTACTAATCTCGACGATTAACTCATCCAAACTCTTGCacaaaaagaaataaattggaTTGGTTTGTGCGAAAATCTGTTTCGATTTCTGGTAATTTATCGACTTAATATTGGCTATCCACCGGTCGGCGAGATCCGTCAGGGGCTTCTGGAAAACGTCATCGTTAAGAGTTGCAAACAAATCGGTGAACAGTTTTATATCATTCCCTCGGATGAGCAGAATCTGTTGTTGATTTAAACTTTTGAGTGCATCGTGCAGATATTTTGGAGCTTTTTCCAGCAGCATATTGTTGTAGTTTGCGAAAGATGATACAAGCAGCTGCTTAATCGTTTCAACTAAATTCTTATCCGATGATTCGGTCTGCGGGAACCCGAAACGGGTCAACAATCGATTCCTAGCAAGAGTTCGATCTTCCAATTCATTAAAAATCGCAGCTGATTGCTTCAGGTCTTCGGATAGCGACGAACTTTGCATAATTTTGTGGCACAAGGTTTCGTAGGTTAATTCCTTCCGCGAATCCTTCAAAATATTGGACAATTCAATACAATTCATTGCAAACTGCTGTTCAACCGTTGACATTGCCAAAGATTTCTCTACGGCGGCGAGAAGTGCCGATTGACGATTAAATCTACCATTCGTCAGATCATCCTGTAGGACTTTCACAATCCGGAGCTGCTGCAGAAAAACCTCCTTTGCCTGACCGAAGTTCATCGTTTCCTCGAGCAGTAGCGGTGTGACTAGTTCTATTTTCGCCAAGAAATTGTCATCAGCGGACATTAGACTGCCTTCGTTGTAAAATTTAATCAATATATTTCCGTATTTGAGTCGAGCGGAATAGCCTAACTGATCAACTCTCATCGGTGACGGAGTTTTAATTTTGATCTGTTCATCTGCGCATCGAAATTTGCCCACTATTTTGAGTGAAGGCTGTTTCTCCTCCAAATGTTTAGTAGTCATCTCGATGCAAGCGTCTTCACTGGACATATCCTGGTTTTGATCAATCTGCGCATTGATAGGTGTTTGCAGAATGTCCCGATCGTTGATTATTGTCTGGTCTAGATTGTCAGATGGGTCGATTTCACATTGTTTGCACGACTGAACCGAACCATTCATCTCTGTATTGCATTCGCCCACAATGTTGAATTTTCCATCGCTCACCATTTCGTGGTCAACTTTTGCTACTTGCGCTTCAGCATTATTTAGCTGAGCTTGCATATTCAGCTGATCGTTATCACGTTCGCTCTGTGAGTTTGCGTATGTATGCTTGCTAACGTCCGATTCGTCCACAATTTCATCCGATCCAGGTTTGTCGATATCCGACTGTTTACAACATTCTTCGGATGATGCATTTACCTGTTCTCCTGAAACATCAACGTTACTATCATCCTTCACTGTTTTTTCGGGTCTTTTCAATTCGGTACAAATCGCCGCTGACGGTTCTTCCGATATGTATCCGGTTTCGACCGAACTAGTAGTTTCGTAGGGAACAATCTCTTCAGCTGTAGATTTATCGAATTGGACAGATACGGTGTCATTCACATCCACTCCCACAGAAGATCCACTCGACCTCACATTGGTTACGTCAACAATATCGCCGAATTTGATGGTACCATGGCGAAAGATTTCGTCCGAGTTGGATGCCGTTCCACTGAAAGTTCCAAAGGAATCAAAGAGCCCGGATCCGGATGTACGCGAATTGTTCCATGATTCATCATCCACTTCATTGATTACTTCAATCGATTCGTCATCTCTTATAATGTCATAATCACTTTCTGAATTGCTATCAGTTGATCGACCAGGTTCGATTTCAATACATGGAGCCAttttgcaaaattaaaaaaaaaatcacaattttaccAATCAACACATTTACATTAGTTTGATAGTCTTTCTTGTGGAAAAATAAATCGCGCAACACTGTATCTTTGCTCCaggacttttatatcaaaaagatttttgaaaataactttATTAAATGTTATTTTATAATCCGTATCGGTGGTATCGGGATCCAAAATAGTCAACAAAAAACAACATACACGTCAAATTGGATTATAATGTGTCTCTAcacgcaaacgaaaaactacctaaaatcgAGTTCTTTTCACTCAACCTCCGGGTATCGtggaggaaggtaaaattataattttaccttcctccaCGATACCAGGAGATTAGGTAAACCGTgatgaaggtagtttccatttaaccacggcaaaaatttcaactcattgataggttttttataatcaaatttaatttgaatttacctaattttgagtataccccaaacaactcaaaagtaccttcctccacggaagacctcgacggAGTCGAatatctcgttttgtttttgacaacactaataagtgcaaaAGCGACGCAcggctcaaaagtacctaaatttaagttaaataaaacttattctgtaggttattttatggTTGCGTGCAGCTAAACGAACATATctatacagatttttcattagggcctaagtcgcaatgtacgcAACTGTGTCAAAAGCACTCAATCCGAAGAGAATCGCTTCGAATCTTCCTGGaaccacggcttacatataatactaggctagctcgttagagtgtaaacatttgacgagagcgcgtcatagaaatcgtcggcgaaaacaattacatgaaattcatatattgtttgctgctaacgaatgatcggcacctggtaaatcacaaggaagttatgcggatgtccaaaacctttgccatgaccagaaaattacggtgggatatgttttctatggcatgcatccaaattcccgatttacgctaataatcacatagatgcactgattatccactgtgtctagtgtaattatggcgtaatttacatcaaaaatccattgcacactattttttccaccgtaagagctcaaatattgtcaattaacaactttcgagaaatccgtttgtttatctcaacgatttctctgacgtcaccgaaaactgtcaattcgcggaatagcaagcctcctttctgtgagccgtgccTGGAACGAGGGCTATTGCCAGGTCtcatgctcgattggaatgaaacTGACAGATAAAAGGGACCCTTACAAGcacaataaaagtgtcattactaagtagtgtcattactggaattgtatgggaattccatCATTACTCGCTTTACACGATCATTAAGTGACATTaatgctcagtaatgacattactaacgcctcgtgtacggggccctaaatggtaaacaaacgatagacgtgtcgagtctttatcagAGGGAATTAGCCTCGTTAGCTTCATCGTTAAGCTAGCGATGCGCATTTCgagaataaaatcgatttggctaCATCGATctctttaattaaaaaaaatgatgtcAAACATCGAACCAAAGATCggatgaaaaaatcgattttcgagGTAAAAAGATCGAATGTGACACAAATTCAAAgattcccactgagacgtccaaaaaattgtttcaaaatcgctcaacacgggtccaacgatggacgtttgttgaacggttatttggacgtcgtccaaattggttcaacgaacgtccttcattggacgattttgaaaccaaccgtccttagagggttttattgcgcacttcccactaacctggactccgcacttttaaagtgcgagtgatctcaaaactgcgagctgtcaaaaaacatgtatttcaagtgatagagatggtactttcatagacagaccagtcgaactaaccgatctatgagaagaatttaatggaagaatggtaagtgcgcagtgcggttagaatccagtttttagtgccacaagcaatattgAAACATTAAAATCAATGTTGTCCAACAGACTTTTCTACGGTTCATGTatgtacacgtcacatgacacaaatactacttcACTAGCtggtgaaaaaataataaataaagacggcaaaagcaaatgggattgttttcaaccaggaaactgcattagtgttcgtgagaccggtcgacaagaactcaatatcAAACCGAAAAGATCGGAtgcaaaaagtcgatttttcgaaatgaaaaaatcgatttcgaaAAAATCGCATCGAACATCGCCCATTCCTACGTTAAGGGTATGGTGAAACAATCGGCCCCTAGAGTCGCTTAACTTTTAATCAGATTTACCGATGCGGTCGACCACGATGATGATGAATAATTAGACATTTACCGAAACGTACATGCCGCATCAACTGCTTAACTATAAAAGCAGCTCTAAGGTTGC is part of the Topomyia yanbarensis strain Yona2022 chromosome 1, ASM3024719v1, whole genome shotgun sequence genome and encodes:
- the LOC131677338 gene encoding uncharacterized protein LOC131677338 — its product is MAPCIEIEPGRSTDSNSESDYDIIRDDESIEVINEVDDESWNNSRTSGSGLFDSFGTFSGTASNSDEIFRHGTIKFGDIVDVTNVRSSGSSVGVDVNDTVSVQFDKSTAEEIVPYETTSSVETGYISEEPSAAICTELKRPEKTVKDDSNVDVSGEQVNASSEECCKQSDIDKPGSDEIVDESDVSKHTYANSQSERDNDQLNMQAQLNNAEAQVAKVDHEMVSDGKFNIVGECNTEMNGSVQSCKQCEIDPSDNLDQTIINDRDILQTPINAQIDQNQDMSSEDACIEMTTKHLEEKQPSLKIVGKFRCADEQIKIKTPSPMRVDQLGYSARLKYGNILIKFYNEGSLMSADDNFLAKIELVTPLLLEETMNFGQAKEVFLQQLRIVKVLQDDLTNGRFNRQSALLAAVEKSLAMSTVEQQFAMNCIELSNILKDSRKELTYETLCHKIMQSSSLSEDLKQSAAIFNELEDRTLARNRLLTRFGFPQTESSDKNLVETIKQLLVSSFANYNNMLLEKAPKYLHDALKSLNQQQILLIRGNDIKLFTDLFATLNDDVFQKPLTDLADRWIANIKSINYQKSKQIFAQTNPIYFFLCKSLDELIVEISSRTDHLAKELLISNSSGWHPIKKISWKSESSLTKCLEREYYFIFKLLKHFELGSCANKKHFEYKVKLFNEPTQESMWKRFVTGTRKFFGNYEKPENFLDIADEFYVWYCLLDDALTHVLPGECQIDSFETIIQSYIDFLCEVSHDQLETLRVITHNTARFIVQTMPYITLEDSSLIDKQILQKQLDLINSNATRQILSSNNFRDLVDVFNVYWKNREDIIAAIPSKINLPEMASVKDRLLEIVLVAIEKNVASEEMVAFFRAYSDLLVDLNDVQFDWFVKKIDKQIKSFVDLALVEPVENKWINTENVSYRVINQEKFLKLVSILLDNVATPKHYVIEVVSTLLSYIQHQLNKTQWKSGETLSPTVQICTTNELIFAVRNSFLYLLEQPDYISFEQFYDERIKPFASAMDHSRSHRDFTNRIYLIKESFWYIRKQNEMDFEGALELFRGLNNEAEDQLLRKAYHQYNQSFQQFMQESGEDLSSKASKIAKKVLVLASKSPFKSWTETYKQEKLPEMLAGLAALWSVLVSKDVSSTGKYLTPHCIQILCILRLLSVDREGKGVAKHLAQVLTGQGKSLVLGLTAALFALTGHKPQIVCYNQYLVTRDESDFMPFFAILNINNDITYSTYDGMANALIAPVIDGRQMKLRDLITDMLLKNTVPGQSKFTLENRVNSVLLIDEVDVFFTKHFYGSVYCPLNRMMLQGLELIQQKIWSLTEYPLLTSEPIKQSIYEYIKSSDMAGQKDFQSFIARMKSYDLLIYVDGMVKTKRYTNRSLFDEHLCEMIKCAIEVKTASADQWSNYKLSNHGTILSRYREQFVNFHINSYYMVFNYFRLRGSDFSVKVGMDINYGYLTLDCGSISYAMLPKSYPLILGVSGTVTSLNQHEKDAIKDVYNIRELSTMPSFFGCSNLQFNPLADFQQLASKSEWLNAIFCRANAVLGAKRSVLVFFESDLQLNQFHAEYSGQFDRLNVLTEDTDAKQKVLFIDEAGVAKTITLATRGMGRGADYKSSVSIEKHGGLHVIQTFFSLDVKEEVQIKGRTARKDNRGSYELIVCQSDLERAGFLRKVCEVNYQTLDAARLALALKENEQILGDIVKGKNDHEVTMRYMQTFFTNH